A genomic window from Lebetimonas sp. JH292 includes:
- a CDS encoding diguanylate cyclase — translation MKKYFFIFSSFVFLTSTILLFFIVFDFINYAKAKMNEVIHQKRIKEYNFIIKENKDYLYSLAKYFANSPLVKKAYKENNPNLIYNEFAPLFNIMNKKNLIEELHFFKYPAVNFLDFPNDNTKMFDASKKRLDILNIETAKKGDVFYYICAKYPGLRAVFPIEVDSKIVGSVSFAQKIDFLINRFKLLGVKKISIFLNDRLLKFFLMPKFYKSYKKCPLIENKYRLLGDKIKENKYFITKIELKDYFGNELGKIILADRNEIMFKDIVVHILGYVFIFVLIMFMGWFFYFRMLNYIIKELNKTDIYVKLLKNQEFDKLPKTFEVRNEINVHQKAIIDAAKEIKAFINILRSKKEEYYNKAYIDILTGAFNRRFLEEKEHELFLKYKTLKKQVSVLIFDIDDFKKVNDTYGHDVGDMVLSEIGEIVKQILRKNDIFIRYGGEEFVIILEDVKLKEVVKIAEKLRKAIENKKIKINDEKEISVSVSIGISELNYETDNNLFDTIKRADEKLYIAKRNGKNRWEV, via the coding sequence GTGAAAAAATATTTTTTTATTTTCTCTTCTTTTGTTTTTCTTACAAGTACAATACTGCTTTTTTTTATTGTTTTTGATTTTATAAATTATGCAAAAGCCAAAATGAATGAGGTTATTCATCAAAAAAGGATAAAAGAATATAATTTTATAATAAAAGAAAACAAAGATTATCTCTATTCATTAGCCAAATATTTTGCCAATTCTCCTTTGGTTAAAAAAGCATATAAAGAAAATAATCCTAATTTAATTTATAATGAATTTGCACCACTTTTTAATATTATGAATAAAAAAAATCTTATTGAAGAGCTTCATTTTTTTAAATATCCCGCTGTTAATTTTTTGGATTTTCCAAACGACAATACAAAAATGTTTGACGCCTCAAAAAAAAGACTTGATATTTTAAATATAGAAACTGCAAAAAAAGGAGACGTTTTTTATTATATTTGCGCAAAATATCCTGGACTCAGGGCCGTTTTTCCAATAGAGGTTGATTCAAAAATTGTGGGCAGTGTTTCTTTCGCTCAGAAGATAGATTTTTTAATAAACAGATTTAAACTTTTGGGTGTTAAAAAAATATCAATTTTTTTAAATGACAGACTGCTTAAATTTTTTTTAATGCCGAAATTTTATAAAAGTTATAAAAAATGCCCTTTAATTGAAAATAAATACAGATTGTTAGGGGATAAAATAAAAGAAAATAAATATTTTATTACTAAAATTGAATTAAAAGACTATTTCGGAAACGAACTGGGAAAAATAATTTTGGCCGATAGAAATGAAATAATGTTTAAAGATATTGTGGTACATATTTTGGGTTATGTTTTTATATTTGTATTAATAATGTTTATGGGATGGTTTTTTTATTTTAGAATGTTAAATTATATTATAAAAGAGCTTAATAAAACAGATATTTATGTAAAGTTGTTAAAAAATCAGGAGTTTGACAAACTTCCTAAAACTTTTGAAGTAAGAAATGAAATAAACGTACATCAAAAAGCCATAATAGACGCTGCAAAGGAAATAAAAGCATTTATAAATATTTTACGCTCAAAAAAAGAAGAATATTACAACAAAGCTTATATAGATATTTTAACCGGTGCATTTAACAGAAGGTTTTTAGAAGAAAAAGAGCATGAACTCTTTTTGAAATACAAAACATTAAAAAAACAGGTTTCGGTATTAATATTTGATATAGACGATTTTAAAAAAGTAAACGATACATACGGACATGATGTAGGGGATATGGTTTTAAGCGAAATAGGAGAAATTGTAAAACAGATTTTAAGAAAAAATGATATTTTTATACGTTACGGAGGGGAAGAGTTTGTAATAATCTTAGAAGATGTTAAATTAAAAGAAGTCGTTAAAATTGCTGAAAAATTAAGAAAAGCCATAGAAAATAAAAAAATAAAAATAAATGACGAAAAAGAGATAAGTGTCAGCGTTTCCATCGGAATAAGCGAATTAAATTACGAAACTGACAACAATTTGTTTGATACGATAAAACGGGCGGATGAAAAACTGTATATAGCAAAAAGAAACGGTAAAAACAGGTGGGAAGTATAA
- the ilvD gene encoding dihydroxy-acid dehydratase: MRSDEVKKGWHRAPHRSLFRATGLKDEDFEKPFIAVANSFIEVVPGHFFLNKYAEIVKDEIRKNGCVPFEFNTIGVDDGIAMGHDGMLYSLPSRELIANSVETMMNAHKFDALICIPNCDKITPGMVMGALRVNVPTIVVTGGPMRAGHMKDGTPIDLATVFEGLGKFEKGEIDENTLYELECNACPGGGSCSGMFTANSMNTLIEAMGLALKGNGTVPALTSEREELLRLAARRICEIAKDEKLYEQYRIKNIINEKAVHNAFVVDMAMGGSTNTVLHMMAIAKEAGVDFDLAKINEIAKHVSHIAKISPSLQTVHMEDINKAGGISAVMKEISKRSDVILYTDNPVIEGGSVADRIKDAKVLDYSIIKPVEKPFSKVGGLAVLFGNLAEEGCVIKTAGIVGSRKFTGRAVCFNSQQEAIDGITGGKVKEGDVVVIRYEGPKGGPGMQEMLAPTSLIMGMGLGDKVALITDGRFSGATRGLSVGHVSPEAAEGGMIGLLKDGDIIEIDADNFSINVKLSDEEIEKRKKEFIPIKKEVPGKWLRDYRVLVTNAANGAILKAD, from the coding sequence ATGAGAAGTGATGAAGTAAAAAAAGGATGGCATAGAGCCCCACACAGAAGTTTGTTTAGAGCTACAGGACTTAAAGATGAAGATTTTGAAAAACCTTTTATTGCCGTTGCAAACTCTTTTATTGAAGTAGTTCCAGGGCACTTTTTTTTAAATAAATATGCGGAAATTGTAAAAGATGAAATTAGAAAAAACGGATGTGTGCCTTTTGAATTTAATACAATCGGTGTAGACGACGGTATTGCAATGGGGCACGACGGTATGCTTTATTCTCTGCCAAGCCGTGAGCTTATTGCAAATTCAGTAGAAACCATGATGAATGCTCATAAATTTGATGCGCTTATCTGTATTCCAAACTGTGATAAAATAACTCCGGGAATGGTTATGGGGGCACTCAGGGTAAATGTGCCTACTATTGTGGTGACAGGCGGACCTATGAGAGCCGGGCATATGAAAGACGGAACACCGATTGACCTTGCTACAGTATTTGAAGGTCTTGGTAAATTTGAAAAAGGTGAAATTGATGAAAATACTTTATACGAATTGGAATGCAATGCATGTCCGGGGGGAGGAAGCTGTTCTGGTATGTTTACTGCTAATTCTATGAATACATTAATAGAAGCTATGGGACTTGCCCTTAAAGGAAACGGAACTGTTCCCGCTCTTACATCTGAGAGGGAAGAACTTCTAAGACTTGCAGCCAGAAGAATCTGCGAAATTGCAAAAGACGAAAAACTTTATGAACAGTATAGAATAAAAAATATTATCAACGAAAAAGCGGTTCATAATGCGTTTGTTGTGGATATGGCGATGGGTGGAAGCACAAATACCGTTTTGCATATGATGGCAATTGCAAAAGAAGCCGGAGTTGATTTTGATTTGGCTAAAATTAATGAAATCGCAAAACATGTAAGCCATATCGCAAAAATTTCCCCTTCACTTCAGACAGTTCATATGGAAGATATTAATAAAGCCGGCGGGATCAGTGCCGTTATGAAAGAAATTTCAAAAAGAAGCGATGTAATACTTTACACTGATAATCCTGTAATTGAAGGCGGAAGTGTTGCCGACAGGATTAAAGATGCTAAAGTGCTTGATTATTCTATAATTAAACCTGTTGAAAAACCGTTTAGTAAAGTAGGCGGGCTTGCCGTTTTATTCGGTAATTTGGCTGAAGAAGGGTGTGTTATTAAAACAGCCGGAATTGTCGGAAGTAGAAAATTTACTGGCCGTGCGGTATGCTTTAATTCCCAACAGGAGGCAATTGACGGAATTACAGGCGGAAAAGTAAAAGAAGGAGATGTTGTCGTAATCAGATACGAAGGACCAAAAGGCGGACCCGGAATGCAGGAAATGCTGGCACCAACAAGCCTTATTATGGGTATGGGGCTTGGAGACAAAGTCGCTCTTATAACTGACGGTAGATTTTCAGGTGCCACAAGGGGGCTCAGTGTTGGGCATGTAAGTCCTGAAGCGGCTGAGGGCGGAATGATTGGACTTTTGAAAGACGGGGATATTATAGAAATTGATGCCGATAATTTTTCTATAAATGTAAAATTAAGCGATGAAGAAATTGAAAAAAGAAAAAAAGAATTCATTCCTATTAAAAAAGAGGTGCCAGGAAAATGGTTAAGGGATTACCGTGTCCTTGTTACAAACGCTGCTAACGGGGCGATACTTAAAGCGGATTAG